ATCAGCTACGGATGTGACCATCACCAAGCACGATGAACTTTACCGAGGTCAATCCCTCCAGGCCGACCGGGCCCCGGGCGTGGAACTTGTCTGTCGAGATACCGATTTCAGCACCTAAGCCATATTCGAATCCATCTGCGAAACGGGTCGAGGCGTTAACCATCACCGAGCTAGAATCCACTTCGGTGAGAAAACGGCGGGCACGTGTGTAATTCTCGGTCACAATGGCATCAGTATGCTGAGAACTGTGGTGATTGATATGAGCAATGGCCTGTTCCAGCCCTGCGACAACCTTGATGGAGAGTATCGGCGCCAGATACTCTGTATCCCAATCAGCCTCGGTCGCTGGCTGACAGTCGGCAACGATCTCCCGCGTGCGTTCACACCCCCGCAGCTCAACCCCCTTTTCGATCAGCGCACCGCCAATCATTGAGAGGGTCTGTTCAGCCACCCCATCCGCCACCAGCAGGGTCTCCATTGTGTTACAGGTGCCATAACGTTGAGTTTTGGCGTTCATAGCCACTGCAAATGCCTTGTCAAGATCGGCCTGGTCATCGATATAGACATGGCAGATCCCGTCCAGATGCTTGATAACCGGCACTCTGGCTTCCTGGCTGATACGTTCGATCAGGCCTTTGCCTCCGCGCGGAATAATGACATCGATCGATTCAGGCATGGTGATCATCCGGCCCACGGCAGAGCGGTCGGTGGTGGCCACCACCTGTACCGCTTCCTGAGGCAGGCCCGCTTTTCGTAAACCGCTATGAATCGAAGCCGCAATTGCCTGGTTGGAATAGTAGGCCTCGCTGCCACCCCGCAATACGGCGGCATTGCCGGATTTCATACAGAGTGCCGCAGCATCGGCTGTGACATTGGGACGTGATTCGTAAATGATGCCGACGACCCCCAAAGGCACCCGCATACGACCCACCTGGATCCCGCTCGGGAGATACTTCATGTCAAAGATCTCGCCGATGGGATCGGAAAGAGCGGCAATCTGACGCAATCCCTCGATCATGCTGTCGATACGCCCAGGCGTCAGTTCGAGGCGATCCAGCAAGGCTGCGTCCAGTCCTTTCTCCGCACCCGCCTCCAGATCCTTGCTGTTTTCTGCCATCAACCTCTGTCTGGACAAACCCAGTTCATCGGCAATGGCCTCGAGAGCCCTGTTCTTTTGCGCAGTGGTTGCGCTGGCAAGCACCCTTGAGGCCTGGCGGGCATCCCCGCCGAGCGCTGTCATGTAGCTGGCAACATCGGAAATCTGTTTTGACATGATCGTATGGTTGTCTCGTTAATTACTGCCGCCAAGGTTTCGGCAGCTGGATCGATTAAACTGCTAACTTTAACAAATCTCGAACAAAATAACGCCATACTTGATCCGATCCTCACCCTAAACCGCAGTGCAACAGGTTCTCAAATGCGTGCATCTCCAAAACCATATTCTGTTTATGGAAATATTCTGCAGGCCCTTTAACATCCCAACAGACCTTTTACATCTCATTGATAATTCTCAGTAATTATCTCACTGTGGTATCCATGGTAGAGGCTAAAAGAAACTGATTGCCACCACGGGATTGAATTATTGCCTCTATTGATCACCAAATTACTTAAGTTCAACAGAATCCAACCGATCTATGTAGTGAGTAAAGATATATATCGAGCAAAGCCTACGACCATGATCAAAACACTTCTAAGCACCCTGTTGATACTCAGTTATAGCGGTCAGCTGTGGGCGGAGCAGTTCATCTTTGATGTACCCATGTTCTCCAAGGGTGCCAGCACCTACTACATAGCGGGTAAGATCGGCGACATGCCAGAGACAGAGTTCATGGTCGATACAGGCTCCAGTTATATGACTATCAACGAGGCTACTTTGAGTAAGCTGCAGGCCAGTGGCAGTCCACTCTACTTACGGAACCTGAGGGGAGTATTGGCCAATGGAGATGAGTTGAGTGTGCCTGTCTACAAGATCTCGAATGTTCGAATCGGCGATGAATGCCTGTTGAAAGAGGTTGACGTCGCGGTGTTTCCCGGCAAGACGCGTCAGATCCTGGGGTTAAGTGCATTGTCGAAGACCGCACCTTTTATTTTTTCCACCCAACCACCACAGCTACAGTTGAGTAATTGCCATCTGGTTAAGGCGGAGACCGGCAACCAGACTAAGCTGGCTGCCGGGATTACGACCCCATAAAGGGGATCCTACTCCCTACCGAAGTTATTTACCTTCAGGAGCGCTGCTGGCCTCGAATGCACTGAACTCGGCCGCATCAACTTGTCCATCCTGGTTCGCATCGGCGGTCTCCCAGCCCTTATAGAGAGCCTCGTGAGCTGTCGCCTCTTCAGAAGAGATGGCACCATCAGCATTGGCGTCGAGTTTGCTGAATGCATCCTCGCCAGCAACCGCTGCGGTAAGAAAACCTGCTGCTGCCAGAGCTACTGCAGAATGGAGGATAGTTTTTTTATTCATAATGTTCTCCTTAACGGAATGTAATGATTTTCGATCCAAAAAGCCCTGTCAGGGCCCTCCGGTATTTCATGAGACACCGCTGGGGGAAGAATTTAAGTGAAGTCAATCACAAAAACACAACTTTAATTCCCAGCAAAAATGGGTTTTTGGGGTTACTCCTTATTTCCCGCTATTTTCACTTTTGATTTCAAAGGCACTGAACTCGGCGGTATCGATTCTGCCATCGTTATTGGCATCGACAGTTGACCAGTTCTTATAGAGTGCCTCACTTACAATCGACTCTTCTGCGGAGATGAAACCATCGGCATTTCGATCCAGCTTCATGAACACGTCTTCAGCGGCTATGGCGCCACAAACTCCACCTAATGTTAAAATTGCAACAAATTGATTTATTAGGATTTTTTTCATCACCTACTCCTTGTTGATGTTGTTTGAATCCCAGGCCGCCAGGATAGCGGCCCTAGGTGACAGATCTGACTACGCGGGAAGAATTAATGGCTTGACCTGGTTCACAAATAAGCGTTATGCCCATTAAAAGCCATTATCTCCCTGGGAACTGTGAGGAACAGGTCACATCTGAGGTATGCCCGCCATACCCCTTGCGAGCTGTTGAAACAACAACCAGGGATCCGCAGAATCCAGCCCCTTTATTGCCTTGTCCGCAAGTGCGCAATCCGATAACAGACGCTGCCAATGATCCACCTGCCGTTGCAATGCCCTGCGCAGGATCGGCTTACGCCTGTCCCAGACGCGATGTTTAGCCATTACCTGGTCCACGCCCTCGCCCAGCCTTATCTCAAAGCTCATTTCGGCGAGCAGGCGAATCTCCCGGCTTAATGCCCAAAGCACCACCGGTGCCGCAACACCCTCACCCTTTAGGCCCTGCAAAATACGGCTCCCCTTGGCGATATCGCCCTCAAGCAGGGTATCGACGAGGCTAAAGATATCGAACCGGGCACTATCAGCCACGGCCTCGATGAGCTTTTCCGGTGTAACCACACCCTGACCATACAACAGCAACAGTTTCTCTATCTCCTGGCTGGCTGCAAGCAGATTACCCTCTACCCGATCTGCAAGCATCTCCACCACTCCTGTTTCCGGTATCAGTCCCGCGCGTCGCAAGCGCTGCTCGATCCAGGGGACCAGCCGCTTCCCTTCAACCGGCCAGATCTGTACCACCACACCTGTCCGCTCAACCGACTGATACCACTTGCTGTTTGTCTGCATCCGTTCCAATTTGGGAAGTGTTATCAGCAAGATGGTATTGATTGCCGGACGCTGGCAGTAGGCGCCGAGGGATTTCCCCCCTTCTGCACCCAGTTTTCCACTGTTGAGGCGTAGCTCCAGTAGTCGTTTCTCACCAAACAGCGAAAGGCTTTCGGCGGCAGTATTCAAACTCGACCAGTCAAATCCACCCACCTGATCCAGGACTTCACGTTCGCTGTATCCCTGCCGATGCGCTGCATGCCTTATCGCATCCCCCGCCTCTTGCATCTGTAAGGGTTCGTCACCGCTCAACAGATAGACAGGGGCAAGCTGTTGCTGCAGATGGTTTTCCAGTTGTTCATTGCGTAGACGCATGTGGCATCCCGAATATATCGCTATTTGATGGCTTCGAGACGACGAATGATCTGTTCCGCCATTTCATTTCGCATATCGTATTTCATCAAGCTGGTTTCACTTCTTTGACCGAGCTCATCGTCACCACTGAAACTGAGCTGACGCGACAGATCCAGCTGCTGCTCCACGCCCGGTTCACCGCTACCCGGCACCCTGGCACGAATCACGGCAGATAGATGCAGTTCCTTGTCCAACGCCTTGCCGCCGGCATCCACCGATAGTACTCTGCTGGTGAACCTTTCCTCTACAACCTCGATATTCAGCTTTGCTGAGGCTTCATCACCGGCCATTACCGCACCCCTGCCCTGTAAATTGTCATACAGAACAGCGGCCAGACTCTCCCGTTTCTCAAAACCGGAGATATAGAGTCCATTCAGTGCGGGTGACAGCTGCCCATACCCCTTGAGGTGGAAACCACAACCCGCGAAAAGGACCGATATCAGCACGCTCCAAAGCAGTTGATGGTGAATATGCACTGAACTATTTGGCAACGATATTCACCAGTTTATTCGGCACCACGATGGTCTTTCTGACTGTAGCCTCACCGATAAATCGCTGTACATTGTCATTTGCCAGTGCCAATGCCTCGATAGCCTGTTTCTCGGCATCCGCAGGTACCTGTATGGTTGCCCGCACCTTGCCGTTAACCTGCACCACATAGGGCAGGCTCTCCTGTTTCAGGGCAGCCTCATCGGGTTGTGGCCATTCGCTGTCGAGTATCTCATCCCCATACCCCAGATCACACCAAAGGCGGTGGGTTACGTGAGGTGCGATCGGCGCCAGCAAGCGCAATACCAGGGATACGCCTTCACGCAGCAGCTGAAGATCCGCAGGTGCGTCTCCCAGCTTGTAGAGGATATTTATCATCCCCATACAGGCAGACACGACATTGTTGAAACGCTGACGCTCGTAGTCATAAAGGGCTTTTTTCAATAACTCATGAATTTCCCGCCGTGCCGTCTTCTGGGATTCAGCCAGTTCTTCCGCTACCGACGCCACCATCGGCCTGGCGTAGATAGCCTCTGCCAACGCCCACAAGCGCTTGAGAAATCGATGCGCACCCTCGACCCCCTCGTCATTCCATTCCAATGACTGGTCTGGCGGGGATGTAAACATGGTATAGAGACGAACCGTATCGGCCCCATAACGATCGATGAGCGACTGTGGATCAACTCCATTATTCTTTGACTTCGACATCTTTTCGATGCCGCCGATGATAACCGGTCCGCCATCCTCCTTCAGACAGGCTGAAAGCGGGCGTCCCTTCTGATCACGCTCAACCTCAACCTCGGTCGGGTTATACCAATGCTTGGATCCGTCATCCTGATCCCGATAATAGGTGTCCGCGACAACCATTCCCTGGGTCAACAGACGCGTGAACGGCTCATCACTCTTCACCAGACCGGCATCGCGCAACAATTTGTGATAGAAACGGGCATATAACAGGTGCAACACCGCATGTTCGATACCGCCTATATAGTGGTCGACAGGTAACCAATAGTCCGCCCGGTCATCGAGCATGGCGTTGGCATCAGGGCAGGTATATCGCGCATAGTACCAACTCGATTCCATAAAGGTATCGAAGGTATCCGTTTCCCGCTGCGCCGCTCCGCCACACTCTGGACAAATGCAGGCAGAGAATGCGGGATTGTCTTTAATCGGATTGATCGTATTTTCGTCGTAGACGATGTCTTCGGGCAGCCGCACCGGCAAGTCTTTCAGCGGCACCGGAACAATCCCACAGTTATCACAGTGAATCATGGGTATCGGCGCACCCCAGTAGCGCTGGCGTGAAACCCCCCAATCGCGCAGACGATACTGTTTGGTCTTTTGCCCTTTGCCCCTTTCCTGCAGCCACTCCGCTATGGCATCGAAAGCGGCGGCCGACGAAAGACCGTTAAAGGGGCCCGAATCCTGCAGAACACCCGGCTCGATATAGGCGGCGGCCGATATATCAGGATTTGCTCCTTCGCTGGGGTAGATCACCTGTTTGATCGGAATTCCATACTCGCGGGCAAAGGCATGATCGCGTTCATCATGGGCCGGAACCGCCATAACCGCCCCCGTTCCATAACCCATCAACACAAAGTTCGCGGCATAGATGGGTACCGCTTCACCGCTTACCGGATGGATCGCATCGATCCCCAGCGGAATCCCCTTTTTCTCGATCGTCTCCAGATCGGCCTCGGAGGTCCCGCCCCGGCGACACTCTTCTATAAAGGCCGCGAGCCGATCATTCGTTTCTGCGGCCTTCAACGCCAGCGGATGTTCAGCGGCAACGGCGACATAAGTGACCCCCATCAAGGTGTCAGGGCGCGTTGTATAGACGGTCAGGGGTTCATCCGATGCATCGATATCGAATACCATCTCGACACCAAAGGAGCGGCCGATCCAGTTGCGTTGCATGGTACGCACCTGCTCGGGCCAACCCTCCAGATTATCGATCTCATCCAGCAGTTCATCCGCGTAGTCGGTGATCTTGACGAACCATTGGGGAATCTCACGCCGCTCGACCAGAGCCCCCGAGCGCCAGCCACGACCGTCGATGACCTGTTCATTGGCCAGAACTGTCTGATCCACCGGATCCCAGTTGACAACGGCATGCTTGCGGTACACCAAACCCTTTTTGAAGAGCTCGGTGAACAACCACTGCTCCCACTTATAGTAACCGGGTTGACAGGTTGCCAGCTCCCGGCGCCAATCGTAGCCGAAACCGAGCCGAATCAACTGGCCCTTCATATAGGCGATGTTGTCATATGTCCACCCGGCCGGAGCAACCCTGTTCTTCAACGCCGCATTCTCCGCAGGAAGACCGAAGGCATCCCAGCCCATGGGTTGCAGCACGTTTTTACCCAGCATGCGTTGATATCGGGCAATCACATCACCGATAGTGTAATTACGCACATGCCCCATATGCAGCTTGCCGCTGGGGTAAGGAAACATGGAGAGGGAGTAAAATTTCTCTTTACCTGGATCCTCTTCGACCTCAAAGGTCTTTTCTGTCTCCCAGTATGCCTGCACCTCTGCCTCGAGGGCTGCAGGTTCGTAGTTTTTATGCATGTTATGGTCCGACTGGATAATTGTTAAATATGGATTAACCGGAAGGCATGTCCCGCAGAGAATGGTTCCGGTCCGCGCCAAAGCGCTTAATATCGCGGAAGGATACCGCAGCTGGCTGCTGACAGAAAGATGTCACACCCAGGTCTCTATGAATTCAAGAACCAATAGATGCAAACTCACACCCTACGATGACCATACATACTCATTTTCAATCTTGGCAACTAGACTTTATGGCTCGTTAGAGTAATTCGTGGGTAGCTCTAAATGATAAGTGTCACTAACCTCTTGAAAGACGGAAACAATATCTAAATCATCAGTAATATCTTTTTTGCGGGTCGATTCTGACTACCTGACGCTGCCTAAGTAACTGACAAGCTTATATCCTATCATCACGTCATTCCGGCGCATGCCGGAATCCAGGATGAATGCCAGGGAGACGGTATGGAGCGACAACCGTGCGTGTATCTATTGGCCAGTAAACGAAATAGAACCCTATACACGGGTATGACTTCTAACCTGCTAAAGCGGGGTTTGGGAACATAAGAATAGTCGAGTTGAAGGCTTTTCCAGTCATTACAGTGTGCATAATTTAGTCTGGTATGAGATGCATGAGACGATTGAAGCGCTGAACCCACGCTGGCGTGATTTGTATCCGGAGCTGATTTGACGAGCAGTATTCTTTGCTGAAAGGCTGACGGTCGAGAATCGTGTGGAGCATCTGGATTCCGGCATGCGCCGGAATGACGGGATCAGTGAAATCTATCCACAAATTCTTCGGTGGATCCGATCTGTTAAGACTGTTTTCAGTGTGAAAGTCTGAGTGGCGGACCTATGTGTAAACAGGAATTTAAAGCAGGCTTATAGTAGGTCTAAGAGGCCATCAACCGTGCTTCTTCCAGAGCGGAAAACATTGTTTCGATAACTTCATCGATCACGTACAGCCATGCGGCCAGAACCTCGTCATCGTATTCATCATCATAAATCTTGACCGCTTCCAACAGCGCCTCTTCCCACATGTTGAAGTGCTTGCGCTGAACGTTCAGGCGCTTGTGTATGCGCCCCAACATCTCGATATAGAGTGTCAGCCCTGGCCGCCCCTCGGCGGTTTCAGCAAGCATGAACAGGGTCTCGCGCAACTTTTTTTTCAACTGCGCCATATCTCTATTCTTGAAAAACTCACTGATTTCATCGGACTGGCTGATGAAATTATCGTAAAAACAGTCGAAAAAGGCTGGCGATGAAGTCACCCGCTGCAAACTTTGATTAAATATTTCGAGATTGTGTTGATTCATATCCGACAGTCAATACCAGCCTATTGCACTACTAGTTATCGGCCGTAAGCGCCCAGACATTAACCAGGGTTTGTTAACATGTCTGTAAACGGTTCTGCTGGGACCTTTTTTGTGTCCCACAAGACTGAATGAGGGATTAGCATTCACCCTAGATGAGCAAGAAATGAGGCCGCTATGTGGCCGCAATCCTGTAGGTTGCATCTGAAAAGCGCCTATTGGAATAGTTATAACAGGCCCTAGGGATAGGTGCGGACATGACCTCATTCGCTGTTTGAGGCCTGAATCGACAACTAAGAATCTTTTTTTCTTCTCATCCATGATAAGTTACATCTCCAAAGCGATAATAAATGGTATATTACGTACCAAAATAGGAAATTAACATATCTTATTCATTGAATTTGTTCAATTTTCACTGTGTGGCGACTGGTATTCAAACCCGTTCTGGAATAAATCATTTTTCATGGATGAGACAATGTGAGTGCCGATGCGATGAAGCTGATAATACAGATCCCCTGTTATAACGAAGAAAAAACCCTGGCCCTCGCACTCGCGGAACTGCCCAGAGAGGTGCCTGGCTTCAGCCAAGTGGAATGGTTGGTCATTGATGACGGCAGTACGGATGAAACCCGCCAGGTCGCTATCGATAACGGGGTTGACCATATCGTCGGTTACACCAGAAATCAGGGATTGGCAAAGGTTTTTATGTTGGGCCTGGACGCATGTGTAAGACAAGGGGCCGACGTAATCGTCAATACGGATGCCGACAATCAGTACGATGCCGGATACATCCCCAGCCTGACCCAGCCAATATTGGATGGAAAGGCGGACATGGTCATCGGTGCCAGACCTATCAAAATGATTGAGCACTTCTCGTTCACCAAGAAGGTGTTGCAACGCCTGGGTAGCAGTGTGGTAAGAAAGGTTAGTCATACCGACATACCGGACGCCCCGAGCGGCTTCAGGGCCTTCAGTCGCGATGCCGCGATGAAACTGAATGTCTTCAACGAGTATACCTATACCCTTGAAACCATTATCCAGGCCGGTATGAAGCAGATGGCGGTAACCTCGGTCCCGGTCGAGGTCAACGAAGACCTCAGACCATCCAGACTGGTCAAAAGCATCAGCAGTTACATTAAAAAGTCCATAATCACCATACTGCGGATCTTTGTTGTCTACAAACCGTTCCGTTTCTTTCTCATAACCGGACTGATCCTCTTCGGTATGGGTTTAATCCTGGGATTGCGCTTTCTCTATTACTACCTGTTCGGAGATGGAACGGGACACATACAATCCGTCATCCTCGCCGGCGTAATGATGGGGATTGGGTTTCAAACCATTCTCGTGGCTTTTATCGCCGATCTGTTGAGTGTCAATCGAAAATTACTGGAAGAAGTGCAGTACCGCATCAGAAAACTGGAATCACAACCGGACAAAGGCAAGCGGGATGATTCTACCCAAACCCGGCCCCAAGCGACCTGACCAGAATCACCAGCGGCACAAAGGCAATCAGTGTCAACAGCAGTCCATAGCCGGGGAATACTGCAGCAAGCCAGGCCAACGGCAACAACCAAAACAGGTTGATCAGCAGGCCTTGCAGGATGACCCAACGGTGCGCAAGGCTCCGGGAATGTTCTGCCGACAGACCTTGATTGATACTGAGAGACTGTCTTTGTCTGGCAAGATGCTGGTAGGCGTGTTTGGCATGAGGCCGGTACCATTTTTCACCATTCGCCATACGCACACCAAGCGTCCAGGTGGCATCCACGACGAATAGCCCCAGCAAAATCAGCCAGCTCCAAAGGGAAATTGGGTAGGCATTGGCCGTGTAGAGGGCAAAGACACCCAATGCATATCCGATAAAACCGCTCCCTGCATCTCCCATAAAGATCTTTGCGGGGGGCCAGTTCCAGACC
This sequence is a window from Candidatus Thiodiazotropha sp. LNASS1. Protein-coding genes within it:
- a CDS encoding glutamate-5-semialdehyde dehydrogenase: MSKQISDVASYMTALGGDARQASRVLASATTAQKNRALEAIADELGLSRQRLMAENSKDLEAGAEKGLDAALLDRLELTPGRIDSMIEGLRQIAALSDPIGEIFDMKYLPSGIQVGRMRVPLGVVGIIYESRPNVTADAAALCMKSGNAAVLRGGSEAYYSNQAIAASIHSGLRKAGLPQEAVQVVATTDRSAVGRMITMPESIDVIIPRGGKGLIERISQEARVPVIKHLDGICHVYIDDQADLDKAFAVAMNAKTQRYGTCNTMETLLVADGVAEQTLSMIGGALIEKGVELRGCERTREIVADCQPATEADWDTEYLAPILSIKVVAGLEQAIAHINHHSSQHTDAIVTENYTRARRFLTEVDSSSVMVNASTRFADGFEYGLGAEIGISTDKFHARGPVGLEGLTSVKFIVLGDGHIRS
- a CDS encoding retropepsin-like aspartic protease produces the protein MIKTLLSTLLILSYSGQLWAEQFIFDVPMFSKGASTYYIAGKIGDMPETEFMVDTGSSYMTINEATLSKLQASGSPLYLRNLRGVLANGDELSVPVYKISNVRIGDECLLKEVDVAVFPGKTRQILGLSALSKTAPFIFSTQPPQLQLSNCHLVKAETGNQTKLAAGITTP
- the holA gene encoding DNA polymerase III subunit delta translates to MRLRNEQLENHLQQQLAPVYLLSGDEPLQMQEAGDAIRHAAHRQGYSEREVLDQVGGFDWSSLNTAAESLSLFGEKRLLELRLNSGKLGAEGGKSLGAYCQRPAINTILLITLPKLERMQTNSKWYQSVERTGVVVQIWPVEGKRLVPWIEQRLRRAGLIPETGVVEMLADRVEGNLLAASQEIEKLLLLYGQGVVTPEKLIEAVADSARFDIFSLVDTLLEGDIAKGSRILQGLKGEGVAAPVVLWALSREIRLLAEMSFEIRLGEGVDQVMAKHRVWDRRKPILRRALQRQVDHWQRLLSDCALADKAIKGLDSADPWLLFQQLARGMAGIPQM
- the lptE gene encoding LPS assembly lipoprotein LptE, with product MPNSSVHIHHQLLWSVLISVLFAGCGFHLKGYGQLSPALNGLYISGFEKRESLAAVLYDNLQGRGAVMAGDEASAKLNIEVVEERFTSRVLSVDAGGKALDKELHLSAVIRARVPGSGEPGVEQQLDLSRQLSFSGDDELGQRSETSLMKYDMRNEMAEQIIRRLEAIK
- the leuS gene encoding leucine--tRNA ligase, producing MHKNYEPAALEAEVQAYWETEKTFEVEEDPGKEKFYSLSMFPYPSGKLHMGHVRNYTIGDVIARYQRMLGKNVLQPMGWDAFGLPAENAALKNRVAPAGWTYDNIAYMKGQLIRLGFGYDWRRELATCQPGYYKWEQWLFTELFKKGLVYRKHAVVNWDPVDQTVLANEQVIDGRGWRSGALVERREIPQWFVKITDYADELLDEIDNLEGWPEQVRTMQRNWIGRSFGVEMVFDIDASDEPLTVYTTRPDTLMGVTYVAVAAEHPLALKAAETNDRLAAFIEECRRGGTSEADLETIEKKGIPLGIDAIHPVSGEAVPIYAANFVLMGYGTGAVMAVPAHDERDHAFAREYGIPIKQVIYPSEGANPDISAAAYIEPGVLQDSGPFNGLSSAAAFDAIAEWLQERGKGQKTKQYRLRDWGVSRQRYWGAPIPMIHCDNCGIVPVPLKDLPVRLPEDIVYDENTINPIKDNPAFSACICPECGGAAQRETDTFDTFMESSWYYARYTCPDANAMLDDRADYWLPVDHYIGGIEHAVLHLLYARFYHKLLRDAGLVKSDEPFTRLLTQGMVVADTYYRDQDDGSKHWYNPTEVEVERDQKGRPLSACLKEDGGPVIIGGIEKMSKSKNNGVDPQSLIDRYGADTVRLYTMFTSPPDQSLEWNDEGVEGAHRFLKRLWALAEAIYARPMVASVAEELAESQKTARREIHELLKKALYDYERQRFNNVVSACMGMINILYKLGDAPADLQLLREGVSLVLRLLAPIAPHVTHRLWCDLGYGDEILDSEWPQPDEAALKQESLPYVVQVNGKVRATIQVPADAEKQAIEALALANDNVQRFIGEATVRKTIVVPNKLVNIVAK
- a CDS encoding globin domain-containing protein, yielding MTSSPAFFDCFYDNFISQSDEISEFFKNRDMAQLKKKLRETLFMLAETAEGRPGLTLYIEMLGRIHKRLNVQRKHFNMWEEALLEAVKIYDDEYDDEVLAAWLYVIDEVIETMFSALEEARLMAS
- a CDS encoding glycosyltransferase family 2 protein, whose translation is MKLIIQIPCYNEEKTLALALAELPREVPGFSQVEWLVIDDGSTDETRQVAIDNGVDHIVGYTRNQGLAKVFMLGLDACVRQGADVIVNTDADNQYDAGYIPSLTQPILDGKADMVIGARPIKMIEHFSFTKKVLQRLGSSVVRKVSHTDIPDAPSGFRAFSRDAAMKLNVFNEYTYTLETIIQAGMKQMAVTSVPVEVNEDLRPSRLVKSISSYIKKSIITILRIFVVYKPFRFFLITGLILFGMGLILGLRFLYYYLFGDGTGHIQSVILAGVMMGIGFQTILVAFIADLLSVNRKLLEEVQYRIRKLESQPDKGKRDDSTQTRPQAT